In the genome of Crassaminicella thermophila, the window CAAGTCCTGCAAGCAAAGCAACTCCAGTATCAATAAGCGGAATAATTGTAGCACTTTGTGGTATATTAGTATCTTTACTTAAATAACTACCATAAGTAATCATACATCCCATACCTAAACTTAGTGAGAAGAATACTTGTCCTAACGCATCAAGTATAACACCTATCGTTATTTTTGAAAAATCAGGAACTAAAAGATACTTAATTCCTTCAACAGCACCTGGTAGTGTCATTGAACGAATAGCAAGTATAATAATCATAATAAAAAGTGCTGGCATCATAATCTTACTTGATTTTTCAATTCCTCCACCAATTCCACCAAATACAATTAATAATGTAGCTAACATAAATAGTCCATGATAAAATATTGGAACAGTTGTCCCAGATATTAATTCTCCAAACATACCACCTAAAACCTCAGCATCTGATACATTTAAAGCACCTGTTAGTGACTTAACAATATAGTTGATTACCCATCCACCAACAACACTATAGAATGAAAGAATCAAAAATCCAGCTAAAACTCCAAGTCCACCAACCCATGCCCAATTTTTACGTATTTTTCTATAAGCACCTATTGCATTTAATTGAGTATGTCTACCTAAAACAATTTCAGCTAACATTAATGTAAAACCAACAAGGAATAAAATTATAAAATATACCAATACAAAAGCGCCTCCACCGTTTTTACCGGCCATATAAGGGAACTTCCATAAGTTTCCTAGTCCTACCGCTGAACCTGCTGCTGCTAATATAAAACCTATTTTAGACCCCCACTGTTCTCTGTCTTGATTTTGATTAATATTCGCCATACTCTTCCTCCTTTAAGTAATTTTAAAATTGCTTATTTTATTTTATTTCCACCCCCCATTATCTTTATCATATGGAAAATTTAAAAAATTAAACATAAAAAAAATATTATATCATCGACATATTTCGACTTGTTTTTTTATTATAGTATACACGACGAAATTTTTCAATATGCAATTATATATTTTATATTGAAAAAATATATAATTATCTGATTTTTAAGAGCAAGAACTTTTTATAGAGATGATTTTTGTCGAATTTTATATTAATGATATTTTAGCATACACAAACTGTAATGTAAACACTTTTCTTTTAATTCGAAATATTTGGAATTTTATTTTGTCGGTAAAATAACCACCTATTATAGTATCATTCTATAATAGGTGGCATTTTAATTTATTGTGATATATCATTAGGAACAACATTCAAAACCTCATCCTTAGGCACAAAAATATAGTTTTGTGGCACTTTACCAACGATAATTGTTTCTGCAATAGGTACAGCTGTTTCAACCATTGTCGCCTTAGAAGAAAAAGGAACTATAATTCTTACTTGTGTTTTAACAACTAGATATATTTTATGTCTTGTTTGATTTATCCCTGATTCCTCAAATTCTGTTTTAAAATTCACACTCACCATTCCAATAGGGGTAACATTAATTTGAATTTTAGGACCATATTTTGCTAAAAGTTGACTCTTAAATACAGTTCCTAATGGAACCCTTACAGATGAAGCCTTTATTTGTTTAATGTTATCTTGAACAGATAATGCAACCTCTGATGCTAATTTGTTCATCATCATTGTATTTGCTTGCATCATCGTAACACTGCCTTCATTATCTGTTCTTATAAAAATTAAATCTTGATATTTTATATCTTGTGAAACTGTTGCATTTACAGATTCGTTAATAGCTCGAGTAGCAATTTCTCTTGCTTTAACCTCAGCTATCGCTATAAATGCAGGCTTTATTTTCTGATCAACTAGTAAGAATCCATAAATAAGTACTAAAAAAGTGATTAATATACTAATAAATGCTTTTAAGCTACTTTTCATTTTTCTATGGTGATATCTCCTATAACGCAAAAAAACACCCCCTTCTTATATTAATATGTTTCATAGGGGTAATTTAGTGATTGCATTTTTACTTTTTCTTTACCTATCATACCAAAATAACGCTGTTTGTTTCTATCCAAAACTTCCATCTATATACTGCTTAGTTCTTATGTCTTTAGGACTCTCAAACAATTCTTCCGTCTTTCCATATTCTACGATTTCTCCATTTAACATAAAAGCTGTATAATCAGCAATTCTCTTTGCCTGAGAAAGATTATGGGTAACAATGATAATAGTATATATATCAGAAAGCTTCATCAGCATTTCTTCAATATTTGCAGTATTTTTTATATCCAAAGCTGAACAAGGTTCATCTAATAATAATATTTCTGGTTCAACAGTCAATGCTCTAGCAATACAAAGACGTTGTTGCTGTCCTCCCGAAAGTTTTGTTGCTTTCATCTTTAAATCATGTTTTACCTCTTCATAAAGACCAGCAATCTTTAATTTTTCTTCTACAATAAGTTTTAATTGTTTTTTATCCTTTATTCCATAATAAACAGGAGCATAAGTCATATTTTCATATATTGACAATGGAAAAGGAGTAGGACTTTGGAATACCATTCCTATTTTTTCACGTACTTGTTCCTTATCCATGTCCCTTATATTTTTCCCATTTAATAGTATTGCACCATGAATTGTTGAATTTTTTTCCTCTTCTATCATTCTATTTAGGCTTTTAATAAAAGTAGACTTTCCACATCCAGAAGGACCTATAATTGCTGTAATCTTTTTTTCTTCAATTTTCATATTTATATTTTTAATAATTTTCTTATTATCAAAATCCACAGATAAATTTTTGATCTTAAGAATAGCACCCATTCTATATCCCCTTCCTAAAAAACCCTACTAACATACTAAAACTATTCAAAATTAAGAGAAATAATAATAATATAGAAGCTGTTTTATATGCATTTTCTATCGATATCCCTTCTCCTATTAATATATATAAGTGATATGGCAAAAGCCATTGCAGGAGAAAGTAAACTATTAGGGACAGGTGCATAAACAACACCTCCTGTAAACATTATAGGAGCTGTTGCACCCATAGCAAAACCTCCTGCTAAAGCTATAGAAGATAGAATCTCACTAAAACACATGGGTATTATAACTTTAAAAAAAGTATATGATTTTGAAATACCTAAAGCATAAGAAGCATATACTAAATCTTTATTGATTTCCTCTAGTATTTTTTCCACTCTTACTTCTATAAATGGAAAAATCATGATACCTAAAACAATCCCACCAGATAATAACGATATTCCTAAATTTAAATGAACAACTAAGAAAGTATATCCAAATAACCCCAAAACAATTGATGGAATACCTGCTGTAGATTGAATGACAATATGAATAATTCCATATATTTTTTTATTGCTACAATAAAAATTAAGATATAAAGCTGTCGCTATAGCAATCATACTAGCAAAAAAACAAGCAATTACTGTAAAGTAAATACTTCCTATAATAGCAGGAAATATTCCTCCCTCTGTTCCAATAGGAAACCCCTTTGGCATATAAAATAAAAACTTATAATTTAATCCATGTATACCCTTATAAAAAATATAGATATTAATGTATAAAACTAAAACTATAAGTATTATTCCGCTTATTATACTCCATAGTTTTATTCCTATATGTCTTTTATTTTTTTTCATACTATTGTTCACTTCCTTAACTACATATAAACATAAATCATAAATCTATATTCTTTATTATATAGTGAAAAATCATGTTTATAAAAAAAAGAATCATCATCAATACAAAGCCTGCAGCAAATAAAGCATGATAATGAAGACTATCTACCTCAGCTCCCCCCATCTCCAATGCAATAAGAGCTGATATAGTTTGGGCTTTTCCAAAAAGCTTTGGTAAAACTGGACTATTTCCTATAACCATCATGACAGCCATAGTCTCTCCCATTGCCCTTCCTAAAGCTAAAATACTTCCAGCAAAAATACTTTTTTTAGATGCAGGTAAAATCAGATAACGAATCATATGCCATTTAGATACACCCAAGCCTTCTGACATAATTTTATATTGCTTGCTAATTCTGATCATTGATTCATCACATGTAGAAATAATATAAGGAAGAATCATAATAGAAAGTAATATTCCTCCTGCTAAGACAGATTCTCCAGATGAAAAATCAAAATTAACTTCAAAGAATTTTACAAGTACCAATAATCCAATCAATCCATAAATAACAGATGGAATGCCTGCTAATATATCAATAGCAGGCTTTAATATTTTTCTTATTTTTTCACTTAAAACGCTAGATAAGAATATTGCAGATCCTACACCAATAGGAAGAGCTATTATAATCGCTAATAAAGATACATAAATACTTGCTAAAATCATTGGAAATATCGATATACTTTGGGGTTCCCCTAAAGGATTCCATTCCATTTTAAATAAAAAATCTAATAACGAAACTTTCTTAAAAACAGGTATACTTTCTTTTATAATAAATATAATAATAAAGCTAAGCATAATGATAGAAAAGAAAGTAAGTAATTTTATAATAATAGCAAATATTTTTTCAAATTTCCTATGCATATATTCACATCCTCAAAAATCATAAAAATGAATAAATAAAATTCAGAAGGAAATCCTTCTGAATTTTATTTATTTTGCAGGAACAAATCCCATTTTCTCAACTATTTTCATACCTTCCTCTGATAGAAGAAAATCTATAAAAGCTTTTTCTTGTGGTAATAGCTCTCCTTTTTTTATTACTAAAAGAGGTCTAGAAATTTTGTAATCACCACTTATAATATTTTCCTTTGTTGGAGATACTCCATCTACATCTAATGGAATAATTTTTCCAGTATTTTGATTTACCATTCCATAAGATGCATATCCAATTGCGTTTTTATTTTCCATGATTTTTGTAACTAATGCACCCATTGAAGGAGCTTGGATAGCATCTTCTCTAACTTTTTTATCACCCATAACCTTCTTTTGGAATACTTTATGAGCACCTCCACCTAAGTCTCTTGTGACAATAACAATTTCTTCATGTGCCAAACTACTATCTAATTCATCCCAATATTTATATTCTCCAGAAAAAATCTTTTGAATTTCTTCTGTGGATAAGCTCTTTTTCACTTCATATACTTTATTTTCTGGATTT includes:
- a CDS encoding phosphate ABC transporter substrate-binding protein; amino-acid sequence: MKKLLSIITIIALLLSLVLTGCGSKVNSNEEASNNEFKSQILFKGSSTLAPVIAKISTNFIEKYKTWDKVDKDFPNKSLDIFVSAGGSSAGVKAVIDGSSDFGMVSRSVSDEEKGKIEGYKEFKIGLDALTISVNPENKVYEVKKSLSTEEIQKIFSGEYKYWDELDSSLAHEEIVIVTRDLGGGAHKVFQKKVMGDKKVREDAIQAPSMGALVTKIMENKNAIGYASYGMVNQNTGKIIPLDVDGVSPTKENIISGDYKISRPLLVIKKGELLPQEKAFIDFLLSEEGMKIVEKMGFVPAK
- the pstC gene encoding phosphate ABC transporter permease subunit PstC yields the protein MHRKFEKIFAIIIKLLTFFSIIMLSFIIIFIIKESIPVFKKVSLLDFLFKMEWNPLGEPQSISIFPMILASIYVSLLAIIIALPIGVGSAIFLSSVLSEKIRKILKPAIDILAGIPSVIYGLIGLLVLVKFFEVNFDFSSGESVLAGGILLSIMILPYIISTCDESMIRISKQYKIMSEGLGVSKWHMIRYLILPASKKSIFAGSILALGRAMGETMAVMMVIGNSPVLPKLFGKAQTISALIALEMGGAEVDSLHYHALFAAGFVLMMILFFINMIFHYIIKNIDL
- the yunB gene encoding sporulation protein YunB, with translation MRYRRYHHRKMKSSLKAFISILITFLVLIYGFLLVDQKIKPAFIAIAEVKAREIATRAINESVNATVSQDIKYQDLIFIRTDNEGSVTMMQANTMMMNKLASEVALSVQDNIKQIKASSVRVPLGTVFKSQLLAKYGPKIQINVTPIGMVSVNFKTEFEESGINQTRHKIYLVVKTQVRIIVPFSSKATMVETAVPIAETIIVGKVPQNYIFVPKDEVLNVVPNDISQ
- a CDS encoding sodium-dependent transporter — its product is MANINQNQDREQWGSKIGFILAAAGSAVGLGNLWKFPYMAGKNGGGAFVLVYFIILFLVGFTLMLAEIVLGRHTQLNAIGAYRKIRKNWAWVGGLGVLAGFLILSFYSVVGGWVINYIVKSLTGALNVSDAEVLGGMFGELISGTTVPIFYHGLFMLATLLIVFGGIGGGIEKSSKIMMPALFIMIIILAIRSMTLPGAVEGIKYLLVPDFSKITIGVILDALGQVFFSLSLGMGCMITYGSYLSKDTNIPQSATIIPLIDTGVALLAGLAVLPAVFAFGFEPSAGPGLIFITFPAVFAQMPLGSLFAVMFFVLVLFAALSSSISLLEVCVAYVVDEWKMNRKVTTIVLGVVIFLIGIPCSLSLGPWSDITLLPGKGFFDTFDFVSSNILLPLGGLLLCIFVGWIWGTDNAIKEATNDGNLEFKLSGAWAFLVKYVGPVAILLVFIRSLL
- a CDS encoding PstA family ABC transporter permease, translated to MKKNKRHIGIKLWSIISGIILIVLVLYINIYIFYKGIHGLNYKFLFYMPKGFPIGTEGGIFPAIIGSIYFTVIACFFASMIAIATALYLNFYCSNKKIYGIIHIVIQSTAGIPSIVLGLFGYTFLVVHLNLGISLLSGGIVLGIMIFPFIEVRVEKILEEINKDLVYASYALGISKSYTFFKVIIPMCFSEILSSIALAGGFAMGATAPIMFTGGVVYAPVPNSLLSPAMAFAISLIYINRRRDIDRKCI
- the pstB gene encoding phosphate ABC transporter ATP-binding protein PstB, coding for MGAILKIKNLSVDFDNKKIIKNINMKIEEKKITAIIGPSGCGKSTFIKSLNRMIEEEKNSTIHGAILLNGKNIRDMDKEQVREKIGMVFQSPTPFPLSIYENMTYAPVYYGIKDKKQLKLIVEEKLKIAGLYEEVKHDLKMKATKLSGGQQQRLCIARALTVEPEILLLDEPCSALDIKNTANIEEMLMKLSDIYTIIIVTHNLSQAKRIADYTAFMLNGEIVEYGKTEELFESPKDIRTKQYIDGSFG